CCTTTGCCCTTGAAGGATATTGTCTCGGTGCATGACCCATCgcttggctgctgctgctctaAGGTAGATGCGATGAGCCTGGAACCGTCGGGCACTGCCGTCAAGTATAACTCTGCTGACCGTAAGGAACTATACACGGCGTAGAATCGCTCGGACGTGGGAAGTACCTCCGCAATTGGGCCTTTTCAGCCTCCTCGTTTGAAGTATtcgttggtggtgggctAGGGCTGTAGTTCGAAGCCATCAAGGCGTTCGCAGCCGCATGGCACTCCCTGAGCACCCGATAGCCAtcctccgcttgatcctccGCTGGTACCGAGGCGTTGAGCTGGGAGATGTGTAGGAGAAGAGTACGGTAATCGTTCATGAGTTCAGCTACCCTCAG
The nucleotide sequence above comes from Aspergillus puulaauensis MK2 DNA, chromosome 3, nearly complete sequence. Encoded proteins:
- a CDS encoding uncharacterized protein (COG:S;~EggNog:ENOG410PIX1), whose product is MADGLNQARALRVAELMNDYRTLLLHISQLNASVPAEDQAEDGYRVLRECHAAANALMASNYSPSPPPTNTSNEEAEKAQLRRVILDGSARRFQAHRIYLRAAAAKRWVMHRDNILQGQRPGPQQGGQIKAVSGTFRQELAQISNQHVVADLRAADVRAGHWLDDDPTLDAILSWIRSHP